The Lysobacter capsici genome has a segment encoding these proteins:
- a CDS encoding EF-hand domain-containing protein, with product MSVNNHRSASRSTTAGMLGVALAGLVLGQSAFAMQPLAQGYMVAASHAAGEGKCGEGKCGADKAKSANAKAAGKTAEGKCGEGKCGANAKAAGKTAEGKCGEGKCGDASFAKTDRSGDGRVSRAEFLAVAPTRAADFPKLDVDGDGFISEKEAYDYLKATYAANGKPMPAGLFAKFPGGK from the coding sequence ATGTCCGTCAACAATCACCGATCCGCTTCGCGCTCCACCACCGCCGGCATGCTCGGCGTCGCCCTGGCCGGCCTGGTCCTCGGCCAATCCGCCTTCGCCATGCAGCCGCTCGCCCAGGGCTACATGGTCGCCGCCAGCCACGCCGCCGGCGAAGGTAAGTGCGGCGAAGGCAAATGCGGTGCCGACAAGGCCAAGAGCGCGAACGCCAAGGCCGCCGGCAAGACCGCCGAAGGCAAGTGCGGCGAGGGCAAGTGCGGCGCGAACGCCAAGGCCGCGGGCAAGACCGCCGAAGGCAAATGCGGCGAAGGCAAGTGCGGCGACGCCTCGTTCGCCAAGACCGACCGCAGCGGCGACGGCCGGGTTTCGCGCGCCGAATTCCTCGCGGTCGCGCCGACCCGCGCCGCCGACTTCCCGAAGCTCGACGTCGATGGCGACGGTTTCATCTCCGAGAAGGAGGCCTACGACTACCTCAAGGCCACCTACGCGGCCAACGGCAAGCCGATGCCGGCCGGCCTGTTCGCGAAGTTCCCCGGCGGCAAGTAA
- a CDS encoding DoxX family protein, with product MSRVDGVAPWLAPLGLRVLLAWEFFEAGREKLQGDNWFADLGDKFPLPFSLLGADLNWTLATWTELAGAAALLIGLGTRYVAAALWVLTVVAIYAVHWPSDWSSLAELWQGYAISNEGHGNYKLPLIYLAMLLPLMLGGGGRLSVDRLLASRRAPVAVASADAPAWGVVLLGIGATVSLLLPWVGATLAFAGIALTIKPRGRNAANRLSSAVA from the coding sequence ATGTCCCGCGTCGACGGCGTCGCGCCGTGGCTCGCCCCGCTCGGTCTGCGCGTCCTGCTGGCCTGGGAATTCTTCGAAGCCGGCCGCGAGAAGCTGCAGGGCGACAACTGGTTCGCCGACCTCGGCGACAAGTTTCCGCTGCCGTTCTCGCTGCTCGGCGCCGATCTCAACTGGACCCTGGCGACCTGGACCGAACTCGCCGGCGCCGCAGCCCTGCTGATCGGCCTGGGCACGCGCTATGTCGCCGCCGCGCTGTGGGTGCTGACGGTGGTGGCGATCTACGCGGTGCATTGGCCGTCGGACTGGTCGAGCCTGGCCGAGCTGTGGCAGGGCTATGCGATCAGCAACGAGGGCCACGGCAACTACAAGCTGCCGCTGATCTACCTGGCGATGCTGTTGCCATTGATGCTCGGCGGCGGCGGTCGCTTGAGCGTCGACCGCTTGCTCGCATCGCGCCGCGCGCCGGTCGCCGTCGCGTCGGCCGATGCGCCTGCCTGGGGCGTGGTCCTGCTGGGTATCGGCGCGACCGTGTCGCTGCTGCTGCCGTGGGTCGGCGCGACCCTCGCCTTCGCCGGCATCGCGCTGACGATCAAGCCGCGCGGCCGCAACGCCGCCAACCGCTTGTCCTCCGCCGTCGCCTGA
- a CDS encoding TonB-dependent receptor domain-containing protein: MSLYPEARLPLRGGAAVSRRPLAMTALARACSALLLVCAATAASAQDAPQAAAPATAQSATSLDAVTVTAERREQNLQDVPVSVGVMQGDAMRALTAGGDDTLLALSGRVPSLYAETTTGRIFPRFYIRGLGNIDFYLGASQPVSIIQDDVVLEHVVLKSNPVFDTDQVEVLRGPQGSLFGRNTTAGIIKFDSIKPSQDFSGRVQASVGSYNTVSVDGGIGGPINDVLSFRVSTLYQHRDDWVDNTFAGASADGTVTPKKDAMGGFDDRNLRVQLLLAPSENFSILASAHARDYSGTSTLFLRNAIVKGSNEVDVPRDKVAFDEAGNNPQAYKTYGGSIKASYNFGETSLTSISAYETTSGYSRGDTDGGAAANYPVRGVPNGFGQSMGQIRDLDQFTQEFRLASETDDALQWQVGAFYFDGRDVTDFYQRAWFLKGPARNPNNWVRLRNSNTSWAAFGQLSYKVTDALTLTAGLRQTRDTKETRLLKTADTAAGVSTYTGRRDVRLSDTQPSWDLSAMYEINPNLSVYAKVARGFRGPTIQGRSAVFNADFTTADSETILSWEAGIKSSLFDNRLRLNATAFTYTVDDIQLNGNDSNGNGVLFNADKARAYGVEADLDWRPIPNLSLTAGVSLLHSEIQDKRVYAQVCALNGAVVCTVEDPTIKVGANTFAQIDGNPLPNAPKYSVNLGARYDIPLSDSGALFVATDWNKQGYTSFVLYDSKEFNASGNFEGGLKVGYTGGYGAYEVALFARNITNEKNLKGVIENYMAAVYNEPRIVGVSVNVNWH, from the coding sequence ATGTCCCTGTACCCCGAAGCCCGCCTGCCTTTGCGCGGCGGCGCCGCCGTTTCCCGCCGTCCGCTCGCCATGACCGCGCTGGCCCGCGCCTGCAGTGCCTTGCTGCTGGTCTGCGCCGCCACCGCCGCGTCGGCGCAGGACGCGCCGCAAGCGGCCGCGCCTGCGACCGCCCAGTCGGCGACTTCGCTCGACGCGGTCACCGTGACCGCCGAGCGCCGCGAGCAGAACCTGCAGGACGTGCCGGTCTCGGTCGGGGTGATGCAGGGCGATGCGATGCGCGCGCTGACCGCCGGCGGCGACGACACCTTGCTGGCGCTGTCCGGCCGCGTCCCCAGCCTGTACGCCGAAACCACCACCGGCCGCATCTTCCCGCGCTTCTACATCCGCGGCCTGGGCAATATCGACTTCTACCTCGGCGCCTCGCAGCCGGTATCGATCATCCAGGACGACGTGGTGCTCGAGCACGTGGTGCTCAAATCCAATCCGGTGTTCGACACCGATCAGGTCGAAGTGCTGCGCGGCCCGCAGGGTTCGCTGTTCGGCCGCAACACCACCGCCGGCATCATCAAGTTCGACAGCATCAAGCCGAGCCAGGATTTCAGCGGCCGCGTGCAGGCCAGCGTCGGCAGCTACAACACGGTGTCGGTCGACGGCGGCATCGGCGGCCCGATCAACGACGTGCTGTCGTTCCGCGTGTCCACGCTGTATCAGCACCGCGACGACTGGGTCGACAACACCTTCGCCGGCGCCAGCGCCGACGGCACGGTCACGCCGAAGAAGGACGCGATGGGCGGCTTCGACGACCGCAACCTGCGCGTGCAGCTGCTGCTGGCGCCGAGCGAGAATTTCTCGATCCTCGCCTCGGCGCATGCGCGCGATTACTCCGGTACATCGACGCTGTTCCTGCGCAACGCCATCGTCAAGGGTTCCAACGAGGTCGATGTGCCGCGCGACAAGGTCGCTTTTGACGAAGCCGGCAACAACCCGCAGGCGTACAAGACCTACGGCGGCTCGATCAAGGCGAGCTACAACTTCGGCGAAACCTCGCTGACCTCGATCAGCGCCTACGAAACCACCTCCGGTTACAGCCGCGGCGACACCGACGGCGGCGCCGCGGCGAATTACCCGGTGCGCGGCGTGCCCAACGGCTTCGGCCAGTCGATGGGGCAGATCCGCGATCTGGATCAATTCACCCAGGAATTCCGCCTGGCCAGCGAAACCGACGACGCGCTGCAATGGCAGGTCGGCGCGTTCTACTTCGACGGCCGCGACGTCACCGATTTCTATCAGCGCGCGTGGTTCCTCAAGGGCCCGGCGCGCAATCCCAACAACTGGGTGCGCCTGCGCAACTCCAACACCTCGTGGGCCGCGTTCGGACAACTCAGCTACAAGGTCACTGACGCGCTGACCTTGACCGCCGGCCTGCGACAGACCCGGGATACCAAGGAAACCCGGCTGCTCAAGACCGCCGACACCGCCGCCGGCGTGTCGACCTACACCGGCCGCCGCGACGTGCGCCTGTCCGACACCCAGCCCAGCTGGGACCTGAGCGCGATGTACGAGATCAACCCGAACCTCAGCGTGTACGCCAAGGTCGCGCGCGGCTTCCGCGGCCCGACCATCCAGGGCCGCTCGGCGGTGTTCAATGCCGACTTCACCACCGCCGATTCGGAAACCATCCTGTCGTGGGAAGCGGGCATCAAGAGCAGCCTGTTCGACAACCGCCTGCGCTTGAACGCCACCGCGTTCACCTACACCGTCGACGACATCCAGCTCAACGGCAACGACTCCAACGGCAACGGCGTGCTGTTCAATGCCGACAAGGCCCGCGCCTACGGCGTCGAGGCCGACCTGGACTGGCGTCCGATCCCGAACCTGTCGCTGACCGCCGGCGTGAGCCTGCTGCACAGCGAAATCCAGGACAAGCGCGTGTACGCGCAGGTCTGCGCGCTCAACGGCGCGGTGGTGTGCACGGTCGAGGACCCGACCATCAAGGTCGGCGCCAACACCTTCGCCCAGATCGACGGCAATCCGTTGCCGAACGCGCCCAAGTACAGCGTCAACCTGGGCGCGCGCTACGACATTCCGTTGAGCGACAGCGGCGCGCTGTTCGTCGCCACCGACTGGAACAAGCAGGGCTACACCAGCTTCGTCCTGTACGACTCGAAGGAATTCAACGCCAGCGGCAATTTCGAGGGCGGCCTGAAGGTCGGTTACACCGGCGGTTACGGCGCTTATGAAGTCGCCTTGTTCGCGCGCAACATCACCAACGAGAAGAACCTCAAGGGCGTGATCGAGAACTACATGGCCGCGGTCTACAACGAGCCGCGCATCGTGGGCGTGTCGGTGAACGTCAACTGGCATTGA